The proteins below come from a single Torulaspora delbrueckii CBS 1146 chromosome 5, complete genome genomic window:
- the TDEL0E00100 gene encoding uncharacterized protein encodes MPFCNVDFELEGKYASSSMKRFINSKVYKKYIEEPIFILQAMKLMNNSASCSFFEHIVDLNALEMSLKFKRGGGFQTLLLPHAVTILSERFFDCPPDVQDLIEELHLLLDECPDCLEKVTSYILLADYYHCNFKVXXAAWKRIYLGTSIGYALGLRGTSSKIRAMLLFEDSLICSILGRPSPISKVNSKLIHSLCDGWGEIALFLRDFNAILRDLESENNIEKVICLESKCDTIVEKTRSSLEKRHPQYDQKLKFLDYLKLLIMVSSXXVRLLSSLFSKHRLIQKRLDENCSDFTNLLCELFQYLTDSGLATKSNIFNFRSPPFFPAYCCVFHAFLFQFLFTSSELLKISDKEEACTRQTSISRNLSSLGTTITLLKNFDYVADKIFFCGFMRDVFESFRALLCRKTDDRFLVQLPDVYSAGQATYDKGPALCGKLSSKSQGVPSPFTEDTADWIASCFYDGVPYLLSVDNSSQ; translated from the coding sequence ATGCCGTTTTGTAATGTCGATTTTGAATTAGAGGGCAAGTATGCATCAAGCTCAATGAAACGATTTATCAATTCTAAGGTGTACAAGAAATATATTGAAGAACCAATTTTCATATTGCAGGCCATGAAATTAATGAATAATAGTGCATCGTGTTCCTTTTTTGAGCATATAGTGGATCTCAATGCCCTGGAGATGAGCCTGAAATTTAAGAGGGGAGGTGGTTTTCAGACATTACTACTTCCGCATGCGGTAACCATCCTCTCTGAAAGGTTTTTTGATTGCCCACCAGATGTTCAAGACCTTATAGAAGAACTACatcttttgcttgatgaGTGTCCGGATTGTCTTGAAAAAGTTACGTCATACATACTACTCGCAGACTATTACCACTGTAACTTCAAGGTATANNNAGCGGCTTGGAAGCGGATTTATCTAGGAACTTCAATCGGATATGCACTGGGTCTACGTGGGACTTCATCGAAGATCAGGGCTATGTTATTGTTTGAGGACTCACTCATATGTTCCATCCTTGGTCGTCCCAGTCCCATTAGCAAAGTCAATTCAAAGCTTATTCATAGCCTTTGCGATGGTTGGGGTGAAATCGCCCTGTTTTTAAGGGACTTTAATGCTATTCTTCGTGACTTGGAGTCAGAGAACAATATCGAGAAAGTCATATGCCTTGAGTCGAAGTGCGACACTATCGTTGAAAAGACTAGAAGCTCTTTGGAAAAGCGTCATCCCCAATATGATCAAAAACTCAAGTTTTTGGACTATCTGAAACTCCTGATCATGGTGTCCAGTTNNNAAGTCAGGCTTTTATCCTCCCTGTTCTCGAAGCATAGGCTGATTCAGAAACGTTTGGATGAAAATTGCAGTGATTTTACAAACTTATTATGTGAACTTTTTCAGTATTTAACGGATTCAGGATTGGCAACTAAAAGTAATATCTTTAATTTTCGTTCCCCCCCCTTTTTTCCTGCATATTGTTGTGTCTTTCACGCATTCCTCTTTCAGTTTCTATTTACTTCAAgtgagcttttgaagatttccgacaaagaggaagcaTGCACTAGACAAACATCAATATCGAGAAatctatcttctttgggCACCACCATTACActtctgaagaacttcGATTATGTTGCTGACAAGATATTTTTCTGCGGTTTCATGAGAGACGTTTTCGAATCCTTTAGAGCTCTTCTCTGCCGAAAAACTGACGAcagatttcttgttcaGCTGCCAGATGTATACTCTGCTGGCCAGGCAACATATGATAAAGGACCGGCTCTTTGCGGTAAACTTTCCAGCAAAAGCCAGGGTGTTCCGTCACCATTTACTGAGGATACAGCGGATTGGATAGCATCTTGCTTTTATGATGGGGTCCCCTATTTACTTTCTGTGGATAACTCCTCTCAATAA
- the GAL10 gene encoding bifunctional UDP-glucose 4-epimerase/aldose 1-epimerase (similar to Saccharomyces cerevisiae GAL10 (YBR019C); ancestral locus Anc_3.218) → MTMAEKRISGKKYVLVTGGAGYIGSHAVAELIENGYECVVVDNLCNSSYESVARLELLTKHYIPFCKVDLCDREGLEKVFQEYKIDSVIHFAGLKAVGESTKIPLTYFHNNILGTLVLLELMEKYHVEKLVFSSSATVYGDATRFPNMIPIPEECPLDPTNPYGHTKFTIEKILQDLYASNTNIWKFAILRYFNPIGAHPSGLIGEDPLGIPNNLLPYMAQVAVGRREKLYVFGDDYETRDGTPIRDYIHVVDLAKGHIAALKYLDAHSTDGLCREWNLGSGTGSTVFEVYRAFCNASNKKIPYEVTGRRAGDVINLTAKPDRAQRELKWKTELDVGVACSDLWKWATENPFGYQLNGQKAVFAAQVNDYEDRFITIGAGSKFEATIANLGATLVDLKVNGQSVVLGYSEAEEYVADNGTYVGATVGRYANRIKEGLFTLQDGPHKLTVNNCGNTNHSSISSFHTKKFLGPLVENPSKDVYIAEFLLLDDHSVPNEFPGDLEVLVKYTLNVAEMSLKLSYQAQLINGEATPINMTNHTYFNLNKVNNEQSINGTEVRICSNKSLEVSDGALIPTGKVIERDIATFDSTRPTTLREDGPFYDYCFISDENKGLKSPDSTSHNDLVPFFKAYHPESKITLEVSSTEPTVHFYTGDGLSGKFEPRSGFAVEQGRYIDAINRSDWEDCVLLKRGDVYTSETQYRFEN, encoded by the coding sequence ATGACAATGGCAGAAAAGAGAATATCAGGTAAGAAATATGTGCTAGTAACTGGTGGTGCAGGTTACATTGGATCGCACGCAGTTGCTGAGTTGATTGAGAATGGGTATGAATGTGTTGTGGTTGATAATTTGTGCAACTCATCTTACGAATCTGTGGCTCGCTTAGAGCTATTGACAAAACATTACATTCCATTCTGCAAGGTGGATCTATGTGACCGCGAGGGACTGGAAAAAGTGTTCCAAGAGTACAAAATTGATTCTGTCATTCACTTCGCTGGTTTGAAAGCTGTTGGGGAGTCTACAAAAATTCCCTTGACGTACTTCCACAATAATATCCTAGGAACGTTGGTTCTTCTGGAATTGATGGAAAAGTACCATGTTGAAAAGCTGGTGTTCTCGTCCTCGGCAACTGTGTACGGAGATGCCACGAGATTTCCTAATATGATTCCAATTCCTGAAGAGTGTCCATTGGATCCAACTAATCCTTATGGTCACACGAAGTTTACAattgagaagattttgcaGGATCTTTACGCTAGCAACACGAATATCTGGAAATTCGCTATCCTGCGTTATTTCAATCCTATTGGCGCTCATCCATCAGGACTAATTGGTGAGGATCCTTTGGGTATTCCAAACAATTTGCTTCCATACATGGCTCAAGTCGCTGTTGGCAGACGTGAAAAACTGTATGTGTTTGGTGATGACTATGAAACTAGAGATGGTACACCAATTCGTGATTACATCCATGTGGTAGACTTGGCCAAGGGTCATATTGCAGCGTTGAAATACTTGGACGCACACAGTACTGACGGGTTGTGTCGTGAGTGGAACCTGGGATCAGGTACAGGCTCTACTGTGTTCGAAGTGTATCGTGCTTTTTGCAATGCATCCAACAAGAAAATTCCTTACGAAGTTACTGGTAGAAGGGCAGGTGACGTTATAAATCTGACTGCTAAACCAGACAGAGCTCAACGTGAATTGAAATGGAAGACAGAGTTAGATGTCGGTGTTGCATGTTCTGATTTATGGAAATGGGCTACGGAAAATCCTTTTGGTTACCAACTAAACGGACAGAAAGCTGTTTTTGCTGCGCAAGTTAATGATTACGAAGACAGATTTATTACAATTGGGGCCGGTTCGAAATTTGAGGCCACCATTGCTAATCTCGGTGCCACACTGGTTGATCTTAAGGTCAACGGTCAATCAGTGGTTTTGGGTTACTCTGAAGCTGAGGAATACGTTGCTGATAATGGGACTTACGTTGGTGCCACCGTTGGCCGTTACGCAAATCGTATAAAGGAGGGTTTGTTCACCTTGCAAGATGGCCCTCACAAGTTGACAGTCAACAACTGCGGTAACACTAATCATAGTAGTATCAGTTCTTTCCACACCAAAAAGTTTTTGGGACCTTTGGTTGAGAATCCTTCCAAGGACGTTTACATCGCCGAGTTTCTTCTTTTAGATGACCATTCAGTGCCAAATGAGTTCCCGGGTGACTTAGAGGTCCTCGTAAAATATACTTTAAACGTCGCCGAgatgtcattgaaattgagtTATCAAGCCCAATTGATAAATGGTGAAGCTACTCCAATTAACATGACTAATCACACGTACTTTAACTTGAACAAAGTCAATAATGAACAATCTATTAACGGTACAGAAGTGAGAATTTGTTCAAACAAGTCACTAGAAGTTAGTGATGGTGCATTGATCCCAACAGGAAAGGTCATCGAAAGAGATATCGCTACATTTGACTCTACTAGACCTACTACTTTACGTGAAGACGGTCCTTTCTATGATTATTGTTTTATTTCTGACGAAAACAAAGGGTTAAAATCGCCTGACTCGACAAGCCATAATGATTTAGTCCCCTTCTTCAAGGCTTATCATCCCGAATCGAAAATTACTTTGGAAGTCAGTTCCACGGAGCCAACGGTCCATTTCTATACTGGCGACGGACTTTCTGGAAAGTTTGAACCAAGATCTGGGTTTGCTGTCGAGCAAGGGAGATACATTGATGCAATCAACCGTAGTGACTGGGAGGACTGCGTTCTTCTAAAACGTGGCGATGTTTACACTTCAGAAACCCAATATCGTTTCGAGAATTAG
- the TDEL0E00110 gene encoding uncharacterized protein, with the protein MSSKFDYSGKVALVTGAGAGIGRETALEFSKAGAKVVVVVGRTGSKVEETVQLINEAGGEAISIAADVSTEEEVKKVWRLQLNHXGRLDIAFNNAGILYENRPLADVTSEEWHRVISTNLDSIFFGMKYQIREMLKQDGGAIVNTASAAGVTGIRGCGPYCASKFGLVGLSGATALDYASSNIRVNVVAPGLIETPMLERYTEGNAERRQAAIDTTPLGRAGYPEGIAATVLWLCSELGAFTVGATLVVDGGQIS; encoded by the coding sequence AtgtcttcaaaatttgattaTTCAGGAAAGGTTGCGCTGGTAACAGGTGCAGGTGCAGGTATTGGCCGTGAGACTGCACTTGAGTTTTCGAAAGCCGGTGCCAAGGTAGTAGTAGTCGTCGGCCGCACTGGATCCAAAGTGGAAGAAAcagttcaattgattaatGAAGCTGGCGGAGAGGCTATCTCAATTGCCGCTGACGTCTCgacagaggaagaggtgAAAAAAGTGTGGAGACTACAACTTAACCATTNCGGGCGGTTAGACATAGCATTTAATAATGCTGGTATTCTATATGAAAACCGTCCTTTGGCAGATGTTACGTCCGAGGAATGGCATCGTGTCATTTCCACCAATCTTGACAGCATCTTTTTCGGCATGAAGTATCAAATACGTGAAATGCTTAAGCAGGACGGAGGAGCGATTGTTAATACTGCCTCTGCTGCAGGCGTCACAGGTATCCGCGGATGTGGACCTTACtgtgcttcaaaatttggCTTAGTTGGCCTTAGCGGAGCAACGGCATTAGATTATGCCAGTTCAAATATTAGAGTGAATGTGGTGGCACCAGGCTTGATCGAGACGCCAATGTTGGAGCGTTATACCGAAGGCAATGCGGAAAGACGCCAAGCTGCCATAGATACGACACCACTTGGCCGCGCTGGCTATCCCGAAGGAATTGCTGCAACTGTTTTGTGGCTCTGTTCAGAATTAGGAGCGTTTACGGTTGGAGCGACCTTGGTGGTTGACGGTGGTCAGATCTCATAG
- the GAL7 gene encoding UDP-glucose:hexose-1-phosphate uridylyltransferase (similar to Saccharomyces cerevisiae GAL7 (YBR018C); ancestral locus Anc_3.217) — protein sequence MTNETFDFTDHSHRRYNPLTDSWVLVSPHRAKRPWLGQQEAPSKNDAPEYDPKCYLCPNNTRASGSSNPAYANTYIFPNDFAAVKLEQPKLVESKGDTLKNRLCKVESVRGNCFVICFSPKHNLTIPQMKLEDLTQVVSAWQTLYSNLAKEAREEGKPYKYLQIFENKGTAMGCSNLHPHGQAWCLEAIPTEIAKELKSFKKYKDQYGTDLLGDYVKMELEEKSRLVLENEDFIVVVPYWAVWPFETMIVSKSKIPSVDKLNDREKKNLASIIKELTIKYDNLFETSFPYSMGIHQAPLNAEGEALNDSWFHMHFYPPLLRSATVRKFLVGFELLGEPQRDLTAEQAATRLRALDSKVHYLEKL from the coding sequence ATGACCAACGAAACATTTGATTTTACCGACCATTCGCATAGACGTTACAATCCATTGACTGATTCTTGGGTTCTTGTCTCGCCTCATAGAGCCAAGAGACCGTGGTTGGGTCAACAGGAAGCTCCTTCGAAGAACGATGCGCCAGAATACGATCCAAAATGTTATTTGTGTCCTAATAATACCAGGGCTTCAGGTTCATCGAACCCAGCTTACGCGAATACTTATATTTTCCCTAATGATTTCGCAGCTGTTAAGCTAGAACAACCCAAATTGGTTGAGAGTAAAGGCgatactttgaagaatagATTGTGCAAGGTTGAATCGGTCAGGGGAAACTGTTTTGTGATTTGTTTCAGCCCAAAGCACAATCTTACCATTCCTCAAATGAAGCTGGAGGATTTGACACAGGTTGTGAGTGCATGGCAGACGTTGTACTCCAACTTGGCTAAGGAAGCCAGGGAAGAGGGCAAACCATACAAGTACCTccagatttttgaaaacaaAGGTACAGCAATGGGTTGTTCCAATCTACATCCTCACGGCCAGGCATGGTGTTTGGAAGCAATCCCAACTGAGATTGCCAAGGAACTGAAATcgttcaagaaatacaaaGATCAGTATGGTACTGATTTGTTAGGCGACTACGTTAAAATGGAACTAGAAGAAAAGAGTCGCCTGGTTTTGGAGAACGAAGATTTCATTGTTGTCGTTCCATACTGGGCTGTCTGGCCATTTGAGACCATGATTGTTTCCAAGTCGAAGATACCTTCTGTGGATAAGCTCAACGACCgtgagaagaagaatttagCCTCCATCATCAAAGAGCTCACCATTAAATATGACAACCTGTTTGAGACAAGTTTCCCTTACTCAATGGGTATCCACCAGGCTCCATTGAATGCAGAGGGCGAAGCATTGAACGACAGCTGGTTCCACATGCACTTCTACCCACCATTACTGCGTTCAGCCACTGTCAGAAAGTTCTTGGTCGGTTTCGAACTGTTGGGTGAACCGCAAAGAGATTTGACTGCAGAGCAAGCTGCCACTAGATTAAGAGCTTTGGACAGTAAAGTTCACTACCTGGAAAAGTTGTGA
- the GAL4 gene encoding galactose-responsive transcription factor GAL4 → MFEMDRACDSCRHKKLKCSKTRPKCKKCLKNGWDCCYSPRIKRSPLTRVHLTEVESRLEYLEQLLTELFPGVDLDEIYKCESYDKANNLIGRLLLSIKDREAGLNEREKQKPRFHFDSSAQEQKWIIDSGYGGRSIPLNSLPRDPLLGFDWNEEESTYLKDDCMGFLNTDSDNRGYYGAGSPSSTLNAAGIDLALFSSPATRCPTTSPISDPLLLGSDLVISKLLDSYSVNFHPYFPVVFWQTFMECYRNQSELRFSHQWQILFNTVLAIGAWCLTEESDIDIFYYENAKSHLGKEMFESGSLTLVVALSLLSKYAAWKQKPNSSYMYHGHALKMGVSLGLHKELSPAVTDICLKEQRRRIWCSLCIQEYHIALSHGRPLQFLFSKEDVSISQPSSMNESEKWTTEPSIYLGFIGSMRLFKVFDKLWYNKDRSSKTINSCLRLCEGLNATLKELPKFLQKDISSLVLSRFVHEHHWLSFVRYSLRWQKLWLVLYAIRELIEDSEFTDTEEKYSSTTSQRCCILLQESAQEMITSVITFIDNNKLTPFFAWNCTFYLFNAALIPLTSSMSQPSSKERAHWVAQLQSVTEALEVLKNFKVPSCERLIQMIDQLSDSIRLVHHDDFFNNWKPDQ, encoded by the coding sequence ATGTTTGAGATGGATAGAGCCTGCGACTCCTGTCGTCATAAGAAGCTGAAATGCTCCAAGACAAGACCTAAATGTAAGAAGTGCCTGAAAAATGGTTGGGACTGCTGCTATTCACCTAGAATAAAAAGGTCGCCGCTGACCAGAGTTCATCTTACTGAAGTGGAATCGAGACTGGAGTACTTGGAGCAGTTGCTCACCGAACTTTTTCCAGGAGTAGATCTGGACGAGATTTACAAATGTGAATCATATGATAAAGCCAACAATTTAATAGGACGACTCTTGCTCTCTATCAAAGATAGAGAAGCTGGTTTGAATGAAAGAGAGAAGCAGAAGCCAAGATTTCACTTTGATTCTTCTGCGCAGGAACAAAAGTGGATTATTGATAGTGGTTATGGGGGCAGAAGTATACCCCTGAACAGTCTCCCGAGAGATCCATTGCTGGGGTTTGATTggaatgaagaagaaagtacctatttgaaagatgacTGTATGGGATTTTTGAATACGGACTCGGATAACAGAGGATACTATGGTGCAGGCTCTCCAAGCTCGACTCTCAATGCTGCTGGGATTGATCTTGCTCTGTTCTCCTCCCCTGCGACACGATGTCCCACAACATCACCAATTTCCGATCCGTTGCTTTTGGGTTCTGATCTTGTCATCTCAAAGCTTCTAGACAGTTATTCCGTCAACTTTCATCCATACTTTCCAGTCGTCTTCTGGCAGACTTTTATGGAATGTTACCGCAATCAATCCGAACTCCGTTTCTCACACCAATGGCAGATACTATTCAATACTGTTCTAGCTATAGGCGCATGGTGCCTTACCGAGGAATCAGATATCGACATTTTTTATTATGAAAATGCTAAATCTCATCTTGGGAAGGAAATGTTCGAATCAGGCTCTCTCACCTTGGTAGTCGCACTCAGTTTATTATCCAAATATGCGGCGTGGAAGCAAAAGCCTAATAGTAGTTATATGTATCACGGCCATGCATTGAAAATGGGAGTTTCCTTAGGTCTTCACAAAGAACTGTCACCTGCAGTAACGGATATTTGCCTCAAAGAGCAACGCAGGAGGATATGGTGCTCTTTATGTATTCAAGAGTATCATATTGCTCTTTCACATGGTAGGCCATTACAGTTTTTATTTTCGAAGGAAGACGTGAGCATATCACAACCTTCGTCCATGAATGAGAGCGAGAAATGGACCACAGAGCCATCAATTTATCTCGGTTTCATTGGCAGCATGAGATTGTTTAAAGTTTTTGATAAACTTTGGTATAATAAAGACAGAAGCTCAAAAACAATTAACAGCTGCTTAAGGCTATGCGAAGGACTGAACGCGACTCTTAAAGAATTGCCAAAATTTCTGCAGAAAGAtatttcatctttggttttgTCAAGATTTGTACATGAACATCATTGGTTATCTTTCGTGAGGTATTCCCTTCGCTGGCAAAAACTCTGGTTAGTTCTTTACGCTATAAGAGAGTTGATAGAAGACTCTGAATTTACCGATACGGAAGAAAAGTACAGTAGTAcaacttctcaaagatgCTGTATTCTGCTGCAAGAATCTGCGCAAGAGATGATTACCAGTGTGATTACATTTATCGATAACAATAAGTTGACTCCCTTTTTCGCTTGGAACTGCACATTCTATCTATTCAATGCCGCTTTGATACCTTTGACAAGCTCAATGTCTCAGCCGTCTTCGAAGGAGCGAGCGCATTGGGTAGCACAATTACAAAGTGTTACTGAGGCCTTAGAGGTGCTGAAAAACTTTAAAGTTCCATCTTGCGAGAGGCTGATTCAGATGATCGATCAGCTGTCCGATTCAATTCGTCTTGTGCATCATGACGATTTTTTTAACAACTGGAAGCCTGATCAGTGA
- the TDEL0E00120 gene encoding sugar porter family MFS transporter has product MSVKDKFLLRNVEYHGRLYDKFPKIYNVYAIGMVACISGLMFGFDISSMSSMIGTHYYQEFFGRPSSTAQGGITASMAGGSLLGSIVSPNFSDAFGRRFSLHLCAALWIIGSIIQCASQNQGMLIAGRVISGMGIGFGSSVAPVYCSEVAPPKIRGTICGLFQFSVTLGIMILFYIGFGCHYINSTASFRVTWGLQMVPGLILLVGTFFLPESPRWLANHGRWEESYDIIARIGAKGDRDDPHVKFQIDEIKEQVMIDREAVDFSYKHLFRKKTIRKTIVGVSAQMWQQLCGMNVMMYYIVYIFRMAGYGESMVLVSGSIQYVLNVVMTIPALFLVDKIGRRPVLITGGILMFIWLFVVAGLLANYSVAEPDGFDGDQTVTIRIPEYHGSAARGVIAASYLFVCSFAPTWGIGIWIYCSEIFNNMERAKGTALSASVNWAFNFALAMFVPRAFQNISWQTYIIFGVFSVALTIQTIFMFPETKGKTLEEIDQMWADHIPAWQTASYVPILPVMKDNQGRKLGIDDNVEHVENVSCGPSTEKNGVKSPELASDSSSSASNRNGESKLVNQV; this is encoded by the coding sequence ATGTCGGTCAAGGACAAGTTTTTATTGCGTAATGTGGAATATCACGGGCGGTTGTATGATAAGTTCCCAAAAATTTACAACGTATATGCCATCGGTATGGTAGCGTGTATCTCCGGTCTTATGTTTGGGTTTGATATCTCCTCGATGTCATCAATGATCGGAACGCATTATTATCAGGAATTTTTTGGGCGTCCCAGTTCAACGGCCCAAGGTGGTATCACTGCTTCGATGGCTGGTGGTTCTTTGTTAGGGTCCATTGTTTCTCCCAACTTTTCTGATGCGTTTGGTCGTCGTTTCTCGCTTCATCTATGTGCAGCTCTTTGGATTATTGGTTCGATTATCCAATGTGCATCTCAGAATCAAGGCATGCTTATTGCTGGCCGTGTGATCAGTGGTATGGGGATTGGGTTTGGTTCTTCTGTTGCTCCTGTGTACTGTTCGGAAGTGGCTCCTCCAAAAATTAGAGGTACTATTTGTGgtctttttcaatttaGTGTTACTCTTGGTATTATGATCTTGTTCTACATCGGGTTCGGGTGTCATTATATTAACAGTACTGCATCATTCCGTGTGACTTGGGGCTTGCAAATGGTTCCTGGGTTGATCCTGTTGGTAGGTACGTTCTTTTTGCCCGAATCTCCAAGGTGGCTTGCAAACCATGGTCGTTGGGAAGAATCCTATGACATAATTGCACGTATTGGCGCTAAAGGTGATCGCGATGATCCACACGTCAAGTTCCAGATTGACGAGATTAAGGAACAGGTCATGATTGATCGGGAAGCTGTCGACTTCAGTTACAAGCATCTATTCCGTAAGAAGACTATCAGGAAGACGATCGTCGGCGTTTCAGCTCAAATGTGGCAACAACTTTGCGGTATGAACGTTATGATGTACTACATCGTCTACATCTTCAGGATGGCAGGGTACGGTGAATCAATGGTCTTGGTTTCCGGTTCCATTCAGTATGTTTTGAACGTTGTCATGACCATCCCAGCCCTTTTCCTGGTGGACAAGATTGGTCGTAGGCCCGTTTTGATCACAGGAGGTATTTTGATGTTTATTTGGCTTTTCGTTGTTGCCGGATTGCTAGCGAATTATTCAGTGGCAGAGCCTGATGGATTCGACGGTGACCAAACTGTTACTATTAGAATTCCAGAATACCACGGGTCTGCAGCTCGGGGTGTCATCGCTGCATCCTATTTATTCGTGTGTTCTTTTGCACCAACCTGGGGTATTGGTATCTGGATCTACTGTTCCgaaattttcaacaacatgGAACGTGCTAAAGGGACTGCCTTATCCGCATCTGTGAACTGGGCTTTCAACTTTGCTTTGGCAATGTTCGTCCCAAGAGCCTTCCAGAACATCTCATGGCAAACATACATTATCTTTGGTGTCTTCTCGGTAGCATTGACCATCCAAACAATCTTCATGTTCCCAGAAACAAAGGGCAAGACACTGGAAGAAATAGATCAAATGTGGGCGGACCATATTCCAGCTTGGCAAACCGCATCCTACGTTCCTATTTTACCGGTCATGAAGGACAACCAAGGCAGAAAACTGGGCATTGATGACAATGTGGAACATGTTGAAAATGTGTCTTGCGGCCCATCTACCGAAAAAAATGGTGTCAAGAGTCCAGAATTAGCAAGCGACAGTTCAAGCAGTGCTTCGAACAGGAACGGTGAGTCTAAGCTCGTGAACCAAGTTTAA
- the TDEL0E00140 gene encoding uncharacterized protein (similar to Saccharomyces cerevisiae GAL1 (YBR020W) and GAL3 (YDR009W); ancestral locus Anc_3.219) yields the protein MFVPALNVDSEFNLSADKRERVFSVMSKFQNTYGVDPNFISRSPGRVNLIGEHIDYCDFSVLSMAIDVDMMCAVKVIKDSGTIVLSNDDVRFGERKFDLPTDGSYVQIDASISEWSNYFKCGMHVAHSFLKEIAPEKFGNAPLAGLKVFCQGSVPPGGGLSSSAAFICATALAVVRANMGKGYQMSQQDLTRITIVAEHYLGLNNGGMDQAASVCGKADHALYVEFKPELKATAFKFPQLNNYEVTFVIANTMVVASKYETAPTNYNLRVVEVTIAASVLAAKYGVSLKDERTVPEDESSFKGNLRDFMNAYHAKYHNAAPWDGSIETGVDFLIRTLALVEETFTCKNKGYAVDEAAAALNISNEEFAREYLSIFPVRFETLKLYQRAKHVYSEALRVLKALKLMTSPYQFTSDEDFFKIFGELMNESQESCDKLYECSCPETDEICAIARSNGAYGSRLTGAGFGGCTVSLVPGGPGGNVEQVKQALTDKFYRVRYPKITDVEINEAIIVSKPTAGSFLYEL from the coding sequence atgttCGTTCCTGCGCTGAACGTTGATTCAGAATTCAACCTGTCAGCGGATAAGAGAGAGAGAGTCTTTTCAGTGATGTCAAAGTTCCAGAATACGTATGGCGTTGATCCAAATTTTATTTCCAGATCGCCAGGAAGAGTCAATTTAATTGGTGAACATATCGATTACTGCGATTTTTCTGTGTTGTCCATGGCAATTGATGTCGATATGATGTGTGCTGTGAAGGTCATCAAGGACTCGGGTACTATCGTATTATCCAATGACGACGTGAGATTTGGAGAGAGGAAATTTGATTTACCCACTGATGGATCGTATGTTCAGATTGACGCATCGATTTCCGAGTGGTCCAACTATTTCAAATGTGGTATGCATGTTGCTCACTCttttttgaaggaaatcGCCCCagagaaatttggcaaTGCGCCTTTGGCTGGTCTGAAGGTTTTTTGTCAAGGTTCAGTTCCGCCAGGTGGTGGTTTGTCATCGTCTGCTGCGTTTATCTGCGCTACTGCTTTGGCTGTAGTCAGAGCTAACATGGGTAAAGGCTACCAGATGTCTCAGCAGGACTTGACCAGAATCACAATTGTTGCTGAACACTATCTTGGTCTCAACAACGGTGGTATGGACCAAGCAGCTTCAGTATGTGGTAAGGCTGACCATGCGTTGTATGTTGAGTTCAAGCCCGAGTTGAAGGCAACTGCATTTAAATTCCCACAATTGAACAACTACGAAGTGACTTTTGTCATCGCCAATACTATGGTTGTTGCCAGCAAGTATGAAACAGCTCCAACAAACTATAATTTAAGAGTTGTGGAGGTCACAATCGCTGCAAGTGTTTTGGCAGCAAAGTATGGCgtatctttgaaagacgaACGCACTGTTCCAGAGGATGAAAGCTCTTTCAAGGGTAATTTGAGAGACTTTATGAACGCTTACCATGCCAAATATCACAATGCTGCACCGTGGGATGGCTCTATCGAAACAGGTGTCGACTTTTTGATCAGGACTTTGGCGCTTGTAGAGGAAACTTTTACTTGCAAAAATAAGGGCTATGCGGTTGACgaagctgctgctgctttAAATATTTCCaatgaagagtttgcaAGAGAGTATTTATCTATATTTCCTGTCAGATTTGAAACTTTAAAACTATATCAAAGAGCAAAACACGTTTACTCCGAGGCCTTGAGGGTTCTGAAAGCGTTAAAATTGATGACTAGCCCGTACCAGTTTACTTCGGacgaagatttcttcaagatatttGGAGAGCTAATGAATGAATCGCAAGAGTCCTGCGACAAGCTTTACGAGTGTTCCTGTCCGGAAACCGATGAAATATGTGCCATCGCTAGATCTAATGGTGCGTACGGCTCTAGGTTGACGGGTGCCGGTTTTGGTGGATGCACGGTTAGTCTTGTCCCGGGTGGTCCAGGTGGGAACGTGGAACAGGTCAAACAGGCCCTAACTGACAAATTTTACAGAGTCAGGTATCCCAAGATTACTGATGTCGAAATTAATGAGGCTATTATTGTTTCCAAACCGACAGCGGGTAGCTTTTTGTATGAATTATGA